From Triticum aestivum cultivar Chinese Spring chromosome 4A, IWGSC CS RefSeq v2.1, whole genome shotgun sequence, a single genomic window includes:
- the LOC123082987 gene encoding uncharacterized protein yields MKKLTSFREYQREMEVVLHDQSTSVDEPMHEKGRRSIRHIIKHIAAEHRKAEEDADMHAANITMQQNQHCDMSRRVDDKYDDSVHAPTRKSGDAGEENNSTNRHILTQKERCMYCFGNPSRPNHLVVAVGNLT; encoded by the exons ATGAAGAAGCTGACCAGCTTTCG AGAGTATCAGAGAGAAATGGAGGTTGTGCTGCATGATCAAAGCACTTCTGTTGATGAGCCTATGCATGAGAAGGGAAGGAGATCAATCAG GCATATTATAAAGCATATTGCAGCTGAACACAGGAAAGCAGAAGAAGATGCTGACATGCATGCTGCAAATATAACTATGCAGCAGAACCAACATTGCGACATGTCTAGACGCGTAGACGACAAGTATGATGATTCAGTTCATGCTCCCACAAGAAAGAGTGGAGATGCAGGTGAGGAGAACAATAGCACCAATAGACACATCTTAACCCAGAAAGAGCGATGTATGTATTGTTTCGGAAACCCGTCCAGGCCAAACCATCTGGTTGTTGCTGTAGGAAATCTCACCTAA